The Eremothecium cymbalariae DBVPG#7215 chromosome 8, complete sequence genome has a window encoding:
- the CDC48 gene encoding AAA family ATPase CDC48 (similar to Ashbya gossypii AFR158W) — MVKEEHKKLLDASGAEPKEEDATATAILRRKKKDNYLLVDDAVNDDNSVIAINSNTMDLLQLFRGDTVLVKGKMRKDTVLIVLIDDDLADGVCRVNRVVRNNLRVRLGDLVSIHACPDIKYAERISVLPIADTIEGLTGNLFDVYLKPYFVEAYRPVRKGDHFIVRGSMRQVEFKVVDVEPEDYAVVAQDTIIHSEGEPIDREDEENNINEVGYDDIGGCRKQMAQIREMVELPLRHPQLFKAIGIKPPKGVLMYGPPGTGKTLMARAVANETGAFFFLINGPEVMSKMAGESESNLRKAFEEAEKNAPAIIFIDEIDSIAPKRDKTNGEVERRVVSQLLTLMDGMKSRSNVVVIAATNRPNSIDPALRRFGRFDREVDIGIPDATGRLEILHIHTKNMRLADDVNLETLAAETHGYVGADIASLCSEAAMQQIREKMSLIDLEEDEIDAEVLDSLGVTMDNFRFALGNSNPSALRETVVESVNVTWDDVGGLDDIKRELKETVEYPVLHPDQYIKFGLSPSKGVLFYGPPGTGKTLLAKAVATEVSANFISVKGPELLSMWYGESESNIRDIFDKARAAAPTVVFLDELDSIAKARGGSMGDAGGASDRVVNQLLTEMDGMNAKKNVFVIGATNRPDQIDPAILRPGRLDQLIYVPLPDEVGRISILKAQLRKAPLEPGLDLTAIAKATQGFSGADLSYIVQRAAKFAIRDSIEAQKRSAAEKAEKIKTEDVEMSDANAPAEQDAEEEVDAVPYITREHFADAMKTAKRSVSDAELRRYEAYAQQMKASRGQFGNFSFGDTSSSGAGGGASNGGIEGSGGAAFNNGADEDDDLYS; from the coding sequence ATGGTCAAGGAGGAACACAAAAAGTTGTTGGACGCGTCTGGCGCTGAGCCAAAGGAAGAGGACGCCACCGCCACCGCTATTTTGAGacggaagaagaaggataacTATTTGTTGGTTGATGATGCGGTGAATGATGACAATTCTGTGATTGCCATTAATTCCAATACCATGGATTTATTACAATTATTCCGTGGGGATACGGTGTTGGTTAAGGGGAAAATGAGGAAAGATACTGTGTTGATTGTGTTGATTGATGATGACTTGGCGGATGGGGTTTGTAGAGTTAATCGTGTTGTGCGTAATAACTTGAGGGTTCGGCTTGGGGATTTGGTTTCGATTCATGCATGCCCAGATATTAAGTATGCGGAGAGGATTTCTGTGTTGCCGATTGCCGATACTATTGAAGGGCTAACGGGGAATTTGTTTGATGTTTACTTGAAGCCTTATTTTGTAGAGGCGTACAGGCCGGTGAGGAAGGGAGATCATTTTATTGTGCGTGGGAGTATGCGGCAGGTGGAGTTTAAAGTGGTAGATGTGGAGCCGGAGGACTATGCGGTTGTTGCGCAAGATACGATCATCCACTCAGAGGGGGAGCCAATTGATAGAGAAGATGAGGAGAACAATATTAACGAGGTTGGGTACGATGATATTGGGGGGTGTCGGAAGCAGATGGCTCAGATCAGAGAGATGGTGGAGTTGCCGTTGCGCCACCCACAGTTGTTCAAGGCGATTGGTATCAAGCCTCCAAAGGGTGTGTTGATGTATGGTCCTCCAGGTACTGGTAAAACGTTGATGGCGAGAGCTGTTGCAAACGAAACGGGtgcatttttctttttgattaATGGTCCAGAGGTGATGTCTAAGATGGCAGGTGAATCAGAGTCGAATTTAAGAAAGGCTTTTGAAGAGGCCGAGAAGAACGCTCCTGCTATTATTTTCATAGATGAGATTGATTCTATAGCACCAAAGCGTGATAAGACCAATGGTGAAGTGGAAAGGAGGGTTGTTTCGCAGCTTTTGACGTTGATGGATGGTATGAAGTCGAGATCTAATGTCGTTGTGATTGCGGCCACCAACAGGCCAAACTCTATCGATCCTGCCTTGAGAAGATTCGGAAGATTTGATCGTGAGGTCGATATTGGTATTCCTGATGCTACAGGAAGATTGGAAATCTTGCACATTCACACAAAGAACATGAGGTTGGCGGATGACGTCAATTTAGAAACTTTAGCCGCTGAAACACATGGGTATGTGGGTGCGGATATCGCATCTTTGTGTTCTGAGGCAGCTATGCAGCAAATAAGAGAAAAAATGAGTCTAATTGATCTAGAAGAGGATGAAATTGACGCAGAGGTGTTAGATTCCCTAGGCGTAACTATGGACAACTTTAGGTTTGCCTTGGGCAACTCCAACCCATCTGCTTTGCGTGAAACTGTCGTAGAATCTGTTAATGTCACCTGGGATGATGTAGGTGGTCTAGATGACATCAAGAGGGAATTGAAGGAGACTGTAGAGTATCCTGTTTTGCATCCAGACCAGTATATCAAATTTGGTTTGTCGCCATCAAAGGGTGTTTTGTTCTATGGACCACCAGGTACTGGTAAAACTTTATTAGCTAAAGCCGTTGCAACGGAGGTTTCTGCAAACTTCATTTCTGTTAAGGGCCCTGAATTGCTAAGTATGTGGTATGGTGAATCAGAATCAAATATTCGTGATATATTTGACAAAGCTAGAGCGGCTGCTCCAACTGTGGTCTTTTTGGATGAATTAGACTCCATTGCAAAGGCAAGAGGCGGATCTATGGGCGACGCTGGTGGCGCTTCAGATAGAGTGGTTAACCAATTGTTAACAGAGATGGACGGTATGAACGCCAAGAAAAATGTCTTTGTAATTGGTGCCACTAACAGGCCAGACCAGATTGATCCAGCAATTTTGAGACCTGGTAGATTGGACCAATTGATATATGTGCCGTTACCAGATGAAGTTGGTAGAATATCTATTTTGAAGGCCCAGCTAAGAAAGGCACCTTTGGAACCGGGCTTAGATTTGACCGCTATCGCAAAGGCTACTCAAGGTTTCTCCGGTGCAGACTTGTCATACATTGTACAAAGAGCTGCAAAATTTGCAATCAGAGATTCCATTGAAGCTCAAAAGCGTTCTGCGGCTGAAAAAGCTGAGAAGATTAAGACCGAAGATGTTGAGATGTCTGACGCTAATGCTCCTGCGGAACAAGACGCAGAGGAGGAGGTAGATGCTGTGCCATACATTACCAGAGAACATTTTGCTGACGCTATGAAGACTGCTAAACGTTCTGTTTCCGATGCAGAATTACGCCGTTATGAAGCTTATGCTCAACAAATGAAAGCATCAAGGGGTCAATTTGGTAACTTTTCATTTGGTGACACAAGTTCGTCTGGTGCCGGTGGAGGCGCTTCCAACGGTGGTATTGAAGGATCTGGCGGTGCTGCATTTAATAACGGtgctgatgaagatgacgatTTGTATAGTTAA
- the PCL2 gene encoding cyclin PCL2 (similar to Ashbya gossypii AFR159C), whose protein sequence is MSDYEALLRFNKLPVSIEMVHFLASTTASIIQVKSCSSSEPILSLVDFIKGLINKSNVQTPTLMSTVVYLTRLRSIIPPNVHGIETTRHRIFLGCLILASKNLNDSSPMNKHWCQYTNSLLSLREVNTVERELLEYFNWDLLITNKDLITCLSYFLKPIKELVIADKKQAQILYDIPLSNNSKEFILKNNSIYSSTSNLSIPSLGSSNTISTLSTTSSRNTQRTAVSTSYCYFKTQCIEEERKQKVLPLREANVNSEYGSKKRITRPIILYSKLERNKDIEVEKYVQRKKLATNVTSGLKRSNWVSFSSDPSRI, encoded by the coding sequence ATGTCGGATTATGAAGCTCTTCTACGGTTCAATAAATTGCCGGTTTCGATTGAGATGGTGCATTTTTTGGCATCCACTACCGCTTCGATCATCCAGGTCAAGAGTTGCAGTTCTTCCGAACCCATTCTTTCTCTTGTGGATTTTATAAAGGGTTTGATAAACAAATCTAATGTTCAAACGCCAACTTTGATGTCTACGGTGGTGTATCTGACGAGACTAAGGTCTATTATTCCTCCAAATGTTCATGGCATTGAGACAACAAGACATAGGATCTTTCTTGGATGCTTGATTCTTGCTTCTAAGAATTTAAATGATTCATCCCCAATGAACAAGCATTGGTGTCAGTATACAAATAGTCTCCTCAGTTTGCGTGAGGTAAATACGGTAGAGCGCGAATTACTGGAATACTTCAACTGGGATCTATTGATTACAAATAAGGATTTGATTACTTGCCTctcatattttttgaagccAATTAAGGAGTTGGTTATAGCTGATAAAAAGCAAGCTCAAATCCTCTATGATATACCATTGTCGAACAATTCCAAGGAATTCATCCTAAAAAATAACAGCATATATTCTAGCACTTCAAACCTCTCTATTCCCTCCTTAGGATCATCTAACACTATTTCCACGTTGTCTACAACAAGTTCGAGAAATACACAACGCACAGCAGTATCTACCAGTTACtgttattttaaaacgCAATGCATAGAGGAAGAACGCAAGCAGAAGGTGTTGCCATTACGTGAGGCTAATGTCAATTCTGAATATGGATCTAAAAAACGTATTACTAGGCCCATAATCTTATATTCTAAATTAGAAAGAAATAAGGACATAGAAGTTGAGAAATATGTCCAACGCAAGAAGCTAGCCACCAATGTTACTTCTGGGttaaaaagatcaaattgGGTCTCATTTTCGAGTGATCCTTCACGAATATAA
- the VCX1 gene encoding Vcx1p (similar to Ashbya gossypii AFR160C), which yields MNLHTPLLHESNGRPKKIGILKKVLRDSKIVFFSSPVNYLLVFIPLGLLFGLKEWSSTWVFVLNFLAIIPLAAILAYATEQVASKAGSTLGGLLNATLGNAVELIVCIIALKRGQVRIVQASMLGSLLSNLLLVLGFCFLFGGYKRTQQKFNQTAAQTMSSLLAISCASLLIPAAFKATVPGNTKETMIMIDDKILSLSRSTSIVLLLVYLLFLFFQLFTHKEMFEHQGEEIEDLSRKMKGDSLSVRSSIGFLFVSTVLVSLAADFLVGSIDDIVASSGLSKTFIGLIVIPIVGNAAEHVTSVIVAMKDNMSLALSVAIGSSLQISLFVTPFMVLIGWWIDVPMTLNFSTFETATLFTSVFLSNYLILDGESNWLEGVMSLAMYTLIALAFFYYPDVQAVDAFH from the coding sequence ATGAATCTTCATACACCATTATTACATGAGTCAAACGGCAGGCCAAAGAAAATTggaatattgaagaaagtTCTCCGTGATTCTAAAATTGTATTCTTTTCATCTCCAGTAAattatttgttggttttcATCCCATTAGGTCTactttttggtttaaagGAATGGTCATCCACCTGGGTCTTTGTCCTCAACTTTTTAGCAATTATTCCTTTAGCTGCTATATTAGCGTATGCTACGGAACAAGTAGCAAGTAAGGCAGGCAGCACCCTTGGAGGGCTTTTGAATGCGACGTTGGGAAATGCAGTGGAGCTAATTGTGTGTATCATTGCACTAAAGCGTGGCCAGGTCCGGATCGTTCAGGCATCAATGTTGGGATCGTTGCTTTCTAATCTATTGCTAGTTTTGGGGTTctgttttttatttggagGTTACAAGAGAACTCAACAGAAGTTTAATCAAACAGCAGCACAGACAATGAGCTCGTTATTGGCCATTTCTTGCGCTTCTTTACTAATCCCTGCAGCATTCAAAGCCACAGTTCCTGGAAATACCAAGGAaacaatgataatgatCGACGATAAGATCTTAAGTCTCTCACGTAGCACATCAATTGTTTTGTTACTAGTCTACTTATTGTTCCTATTCTTCCAGTTGTTCACACATAAAGAAATGTTTGAACATCAAGGAGAAGAAATAGAAGATCTGAGCAGAAAAATGAAAGGAGATTCCTTATCAGTAAGGTCTTCCATAGGGTTCCTATTCGTTTCCACCGTTTTGGTTTCCCTAGCCGCAGACTTCTTAGTCGGTAGCATTGATGACATAGTAGCCTCTTCCGGTCTCTCAAAAACCTTTATTGGCCTAATAGTCATCCCCATTGTAGGCAATGCAGCTGAACATGTCACAAGTGTCATTGTAGCAATGAAAGACAACATGTCGCTAGCTCTAAGTGTCGCTATTGGGTCCTCCTTACAAATATCTCTCTTTGTTACCCCATTTATGGTATTAATTGGCTGGTGGATCGACGTCCCAATGACATTAAATTTTTCGACCTTCGAAACAGCTACACTATTTACAAGCGTGTTCTTATCGAACTACTTGATTCTAGACGGTGAATCTAACTGGTTAGAGGGAGTCATGTCTTTGGCAATGTACACCTTAATTGCCTTGGCCTTTTTCTATTACCCTGATGTGCAAGCTGTAGATGCTTTCCACTAA
- the AIT1 gene encoding Ait1p (similar to Ashbya gossypii AFR161C) produces MTRINYWASYYMPLILSSKPHASVITTLNLFAVIIIAYLGSQLFFAQYNDPSMFRPNSQDYFRTSLLGFLSPILLCFFKTFILNLTSTSSFSFLNMLVDYPFSDWFMLLIVVSLAYPQQEVHEELGGDHDNDLVWHIIPKQSYIFGLSWALSEIALTILLAVSLFEETTDSEYNATKAYESKYLLDCLQKEELASMRKTISLSKCVDVRRQSSKISDNIYQANINRTSGITELGYGTFPHGVNADDQDEEEDVVVVAFSTDSMNFLKDLEGCNRMRINDPNFKTMYNPLGNASDTMFFSKIHSWKFFWQKVLIADVIILCHLLDTIGQALISSIYFIYVPGHDKLFTKPVIYFGERRFLLFLLVVVGPLSTANFLYHSFLFFWKDEPMEEPHESSLSRRESHMKSTLSSPNPTNLYMVSSDPDTFLVVDSTYTQNSLNETDEVNRILALSRNIIHRWRLLASNRWFLVSGTALWSTLIFLTGVLTTNKQLIMS; encoded by the coding sequence atgactCGGATAAATTACTGGGCTTCATATTATATGCCATTGATACTTTCTTCGAAGCCGCATGCTAGCGTGATTACGACCTTGAATTTGTTTgcagtaataataatcgCATATTTAGGCTCGCAGCTTTTCTTTGCACAGTATAATGACCCATCGATGTTCAGGCCCAATTCGCAGGACTACTTTCGCACATCGCTGTTGGGATTTTTATCACCAATACTATTATGCTTCTTTAAGACGTTCATTCTGAATTTGACTTCTACGTCgagtttttcatttttgaatatgctGGTTGACTATCCTTTCAGCGATTGGTTTATGCTTTTGATTGTGGTTTCTTTGGCGTACCCTCAGCAGGAAGTGCATGAGGAACTTGGTGGTGACCATGACAATGATCTGGTGTGGCATATTATTCCAAAGCAAAGTTACATCTTTGGTCTTTCTTGGGCTTTGAGTGAGATTGCGCTTACTATTTTATTGGCTGTAAgtttatttgaagaaacaactGATAGCGAGTATAATGCGACAAAGGCATACGAGAGTAAATATTTGCTTGATTGTTTGCAAAAGGAAGAGCTTGCGTCGATGAGAAAGACTATTTCTCTGTCCAAGTGTGTGGATGTTAGGCGCCaatcatcaaaaatctCCGACAATATATACCAGGCAAATATAAATCGTACCTCTGGAATTACGGAACTTGGCTATGGTACCTTCCCCCATGGTGTCAATGCGGATGATCAAGACGAGGAAGaggatgttgttgttgttgcattTTCTACGGATAGCATGAATTTCCTCAAGGACCTCGAAGGATGTAATCGCATGCGGATCAACGATCctaattttaaaactatGTATAATCCGCTTGGCAACGCTTCTGATACTATGTTTTTCAGTAAAATACATTCCTGGAAGTTCTTTTGGCAGAAAGTACTCATAGCGGATGTGATTATTTTGTGTCACTTACTTGATACTATAGGACAAGCGTTGATTAGCTCCATATATTTCATCTACGTCCCTGGGCATGACAAGCTCTTCACGAAACCTGTTATTTATTTCGGAGAAAGGCGCTTTCTCCTCTTCCTTCTAGTGGTAGTTGGCCCGTTGTCAACAGCTAATTTCTTATACCACTCTTTCCTATTCTTTTGGAAGGATGAGCCGATGGAAGAGCCCCATGAGAGCTCACTATCAAGACGTGAATCACATATGAAATCCACGCTGTCTTCCCCTAACCCGACAAATCTTTACATGGTCTCCTCAGACCCAGATACGTTTCTTGTGGTGGATTCAACTTACACTCAAAATTCACTCAATGAAACCGATGAAGTTAACAGGATTTTGGCCCTATCCAGGAATATAATCCACCGCTGGAGGCTTTTGGCATCTAACCGTTGGTTCCTTGTCAGTGGAACAGCCTTATGGTCCACTCTTATTTTCCTAACGGGAGTATTGACAACCAACAAGCAATTGATTATGTCGTAA
- a CDS encoding uncharacterized protein (similar to Ashbya gossypii AFR162C) encodes MVGGKASSVQAITPEEPSRLSGVESGGGELVMVIKDGGVLVEEEREQGGPEQGVRKSLGVLEEAPGVVCEREGNLRNNDGADACSSTKEEMDLEPSLANTRELKLQITRIINQFKSGEPEEVNKEEVLCVLNKSLTAISHWSLQAQLSQLSQSKSVWDSRLMVENNLIKKEAEFFKNRLEQKTSAAAPAPLLSSMSVKRVSMLGANQTKKKSTLLTSPKSFKLVENTKPHPRMRRKPDNPSKSGFVRVFHLERL; translated from the coding sequence ATGGTTGGTGGCAAGGCGTCGTCGGTGCAGGCCATTACGCCTGAGGAGCCTAGTAGGTTGTCAGGGGTGGAGAGTGGAGGGGGCGAGTTGGTGATGGTTATAAAGGACGGTGGGGTTTTGGTAGAGGAGGAGCGGGAGCAGGGGGGGCCGGAGCAGGGGGTTCGGAAGTCATTGGGGGTTTTGGAGGAGGCGCCGGGGGTCGTTTGCGAGCGTGAGGGTAATCTGAGGAATAACGACGGCGCTGACGCTTGCAGTAGCACCAAGGAAGAGATGGATCTGGAACCGTCGTTGGCGAATACGCGGGAGTTGAAGTTGCAGATTACTAGGATCATCAACCAGTTTAAGAGCGGGGAGCCTGAGGAGGTTAATAAAGAGGAGGTGCTGTGTGTGTTAAACAAGTCTCTGACGGCGATTTCGCATTGGTCCTTGCAGGCACAGTTATCACAGCTTTCACAGAGTAAAAGCGTGTGGGACTCGCGACTGATGGTGGAGAATAATCTGATCAAAAAGGAGGCAGAGTTCTTTAAGAACAGGCTGGAGCAGAAGACTTCTGCAGCGGCGCCGGCGCCGCTGCTTTCGTCTATGTCCGTGAAGAGGGTTTCCATGCTGGGAGCAAATCAAACGAAAAAGAAGTCTACGCTGTTGACGTCTCCAAAGTCGTTTAAGTTGGTGGAGAATACAAAACCACATCCCCGTATGAGGCGTAAGCCGGACAACCCTTCCAAGAGTGGGTTTGTGAGGGTGTTCCACCTGGAAAGACTGTAG
- the RPP1B gene encoding ribosomal P1 beta domain-containing protein (similar to Ashbya gossypii AFR163C 1-intron) has product MQFCDCSTRTYTPTHPKYEHGWSPRDREPLPSLLYWWNTSDLWKITKVPMHIIRCGSATSPTRTQSINAKTIAMSDSIISYAALILADAGLEVSADNLLALTKAAGASVDNVWADIFSKALEGKDVKDILSGFHAAGSASGASVGASTTGAASDEAAAEEAAEEAAEESDDDMGFGLFD; this is encoded by the exons ATGCAATTTTGTGACTGCTCCACCCGTACATACACACCCACACACCCCAAATATGAACATGGATGGTCGCCGCGAGACAGAGAGCCGCTCCCATCCTTGCTCTACTGGTGGAACACCAGTGATCTTTGGAAAATAACGAAAGTTCCCATGCATATAATACGCTGCGGGTCCGCAACTTCACCTACAAGAACACAAAGTATTAACGCCAAAACTATAGCCATGTCCGACTCTATCATCTCTTATGCCGCTTTGATCTTGGCTGACGCCGGTTTGGAAGTTTCTGCTGACAATTTGTTGGCTTTGACAAAGGCTGCCGGTGCTTCCGTTGACAAC GTCTGGGCTGACATCTTCTCCAAGGCTTTGGAAGGCAAGGACGTCAAGGACATCTTGTCCGGTTTCCACGCTGCTGGTTCCGCTTCCGGTGCTTCTGTCGGTGCCTCTACCACTGGCGCTGCTTCTGACGAAGCCGCTGCAGAGGAGGCTGCCGAAGAGGCTGCAGAAGAATCCGATGATGACATGGGTTTCGGTTTGTTTGACTAA
- a CDS encoding uncharacterized protein (similar to Ashbya gossypii ADR109W) — MLSLFRSTGARRFPLRSAVSTRLYSDEGSTGSPRGDLTNDAFVQREKAQEDYYIKQHEKDQLRRLREELSQHKQKINNLEEKINNFTK; from the coding sequence ATGCTATCTCTATTCCGTTCTACTGGTGCTCGTCGTTTTCCCTTGCGTTCCGCTGTGTCAACAAGACTTTACTCTGATGAAGGTTCCACAGGTTCTCCAAGAGGCGATCTTACAAATGACGCTTTTGTGCAAAGAGAGAAGGCCCAAGAGGACTATTACATCAAGCAACATGAGAAGGACCAGTTGCGCCGTTTGCGTGAAGAATTGAGCCAACATAAGCAGAAGATCAAcaatttggaagaaaaaataaacaacTTCACAAAGTAG
- a CDS encoding uncharacterized protein (similar to Ashbya gossypii ADR108C): protein MSESVCRLAGLHEGAALSCDSSRDGKMVISSGIDGKVGIWDVTGEGAQYEIDSGVVNTCVRLWQGSSQLLAGCANGKVCIYDVETGRKMRQWGGGHKRVVNEIVGLCEEHLFGSVSDDGTLCWWDSRVRKPVGRVVGEFPLLTLALGRRGDGDERSPFLYTSGVEPVVRCYDLRKNTDLIAECETTHATGVSSLCVSSNGSRVCSLGFDDNLQFHDIDASGKLKNRQDGATIELPNSNRDRFLSRCSLMEGVRYVLAYGYIIDIASAVIVSDKLQQAADGCQIIDMMYNESTKHALASCSDGTVLLYSLEK, encoded by the coding sequence ATGAGTGAGAGTGTGTGCCGGTTAGCAGGGCTTCATGAGGGAGCAGCACTGTCGTGCGATAGTTCGCGAGATGGTAAGATGGTGATCTCTAGTGGCATAGATGGGAAGGTTGGTATTTGGGATGTAACAGGAGAGGGAGCACAGTATGAGATTGATAGCGGGGTTGTTAATACATGTGTGCGTTTGTGGCAAGGCTCGAGTCAGTTGCTGGCAGGGTGCGCGAATGGTAAGGTGTGTATATATGATGTTGAAACTGGCCGTAAGATGAGGCAGTGGGGTGGGGGTCATAAGCGGGTGGTTAATGAAATAGTTGGGTTATGCGAAGAACATCTTTTTGGTAGTGTGAGTGATGACGGAACGTTGTGCTGGTGGGATTCTAGGGTTCGGAAGCCGGTTGGTAGGGTTGTAGGAGAGTTTCCTTTGCTAACGCTGGCGCTGGGACGACGTGGTGACGGTGATGAGCGAAGCCCTTTTCTCTACACATCTGGGGTGGAGCCTGTAGTTCGATGCTATGACCTGCGTAAGAATACTGATTTAATAGCAGAATGCGAAACAACGCATGCAACCGGGGTGTCTTCTCTATGTGTCTCTTCGAATGGATCTAGAGTTTGTTCATTGGGGtttgatgataatttaCAGTTCCACGACATCGACGCAAGTGGTAAGCTAAAAAATCGTCAGGATGGAGCGACCATCGAGTTGCCTAATAGCAACAGGGATCGATTTTTGTCTAGGTGCTCTTTAATGGAGGGTGTGCGGTATGTCTTGGCATATGGATACATTATTGATATTGCAAGTGCGGTTATCGTTTCGGATAAATTACAACAAGCAGCAGACGGTTGCCAGATAATTGATATGATGTATAATGAGAGCACCAAGCATGCACTAGCGTCATGTTCGGATGGAACGGTTCTTTTATATAGTTTAGAGAAGTAA